Proteins encoded in a region of the Arvicanthis niloticus isolate mArvNil1 chromosome 16, mArvNil1.pat.X, whole genome shotgun sequence genome:
- the Gpm6a gene encoding neuronal membrane glycoprotein M6-a isoform X3 encodes MGCFECCIKCLGGIPYASLIATILLYAGVALFCGCGHEALSGTVNILQTYFEVARTAGDTLDVFTMIDIFKYVIYGIAAAFFVYGILLMVEGFFTTGAIKDLYGDFKITTCGRCVSAWFIMLTYLFMLAWLGVTAFTSLPVYMYFNVWTICRNTTLVEGANLCLDLRQFGIVTIGEEKKICTVSENFLRMCESTELNMTFHLFIVALAGAGAAVIAMVHYLMVLSANWAYVKDACRMQKYEDIKSKEEQELHDIHSTRSKERLNAYT; translated from the exons GGTGTTTCGAGTGCTGCATTAAATGCCTGGGAGGTATCCCCTATGCTTCTCTGATTGCAACCATCCTGCTGTATGCAGGCGTTGCCCTGTTCTGTGGCTGTGGTCATGAAGCCCTTTCTGGAACAGTCAACATTCTGCAGACCTACTTTGAGGTGGCAAGGACTGCTGGAGACACACTGGATGTTTTCACCAT GATTGACATCTTTAAGTATGTGATCTATGGCATTGCGGCTGCTTTCTTTGTCTATGGCATTTTACTGATGGTGGAAGGTTTCTTCACAACTGGGGCTATCAAAGATCTCTATGGGGACTTCAAAATCACCACCTGTGGCAGATGTGTGAGCGCTTGG TTTATCATGCTGACATACCTCTTCATGTTGGCCTGGCTGGGCGTCACAGCTTTCACCTCACTGCCAGTGTACATGTATTTCAACGTGTGGACCATCTGCCGGAATACCACTCTAGTGGAGGGAGCAAATCTCTGCTTGGACCTTCGTCAGTTTG GGATTGTGACAattggagaggaaaagaaaatttgtaCTGTCTCTGAGAATTTCCTGAGGATGTGTGAATCTACTGAG CTGAATATGACCTTCCACTTGTTCATTGTGGCACTTGCTGGAGCTGGAGCAGCGGTTATTGCTATG GTCCACTACCTGATGGTTCTGTCTGCCAACTGGGCCTATGTGAAAGATGCCTGCCGCATGCAGAAGTATGAAGACATCAAGTCAAAGGAGGAGCAAGAGCTTCATGACATTCATTCCACTCGCTCCAAAGAGCGGCtcaatgcatacacataa
- the Gpm6a gene encoding neuronal membrane glycoprotein M6-a isoform X1: protein MVLWCYICSTGLRSILPAFSWCFECCIKCLGGIPYASLIATILLYAGVALFCGCGHEALSGTVNILQTYFEVARTAGDTLDVFTMIDIFKYVIYGIAAAFFVYGILLMVEGFFTTGAIKDLYGDFKITTCGRCVSAWFIMLTYLFMLAWLGVTAFTSLPVYMYFNVWTICRNTTLVEGANLCLDLRQFGIVTIGEEKKICTVSENFLRMCESTELNMTFHLFIVALAGAGAAVIAMVHYLMVLSANWAYVKDACRMQKYEDIKSKEEQELHDIHSTRSKERLNAYT, encoded by the exons GGTGTTTCGAGTGCTGCATTAAATGCCTGGGAGGTATCCCCTATGCTTCTCTGATTGCAACCATCCTGCTGTATGCAGGCGTTGCCCTGTTCTGTGGCTGTGGTCATGAAGCCCTTTCTGGAACAGTCAACATTCTGCAGACCTACTTTGAGGTGGCAAGGACTGCTGGAGACACACTGGATGTTTTCACCAT GATTGACATCTTTAAGTATGTGATCTATGGCATTGCGGCTGCTTTCTTTGTCTATGGCATTTTACTGATGGTGGAAGGTTTCTTCACAACTGGGGCTATCAAAGATCTCTATGGGGACTTCAAAATCACCACCTGTGGCAGATGTGTGAGCGCTTGG TTTATCATGCTGACATACCTCTTCATGTTGGCCTGGCTGGGCGTCACAGCTTTCACCTCACTGCCAGTGTACATGTATTTCAACGTGTGGACCATCTGCCGGAATACCACTCTAGTGGAGGGAGCAAATCTCTGCTTGGACCTTCGTCAGTTTG GGATTGTGACAattggagaggaaaagaaaatttgtaCTGTCTCTGAGAATTTCCTGAGGATGTGTGAATCTACTGAG CTGAATATGACCTTCCACTTGTTCATTGTGGCACTTGCTGGAGCTGGAGCAGCGGTTATTGCTATG GTCCACTACCTGATGGTTCTGTCTGCCAACTGGGCCTATGTGAAAGATGCCTGCCGCATGCAGAAGTATGAAGACATCAAGTCAAAGGAGGAGCAAGAGCTTCATGACATTCATTCCACTCGCTCCAAAGAGCGGCtcaatgcatacacataa
- the Gpm6a gene encoding neuronal membrane glycoprotein M6-a isoform X2, whose amino-acid sequence MEENMEEGQTQKGCFECCIKCLGGIPYASLIATILLYAGVALFCGCGHEALSGTVNILQTYFEVARTAGDTLDVFTMIDIFKYVIYGIAAAFFVYGILLMVEGFFTTGAIKDLYGDFKITTCGRCVSAWFIMLTYLFMLAWLGVTAFTSLPVYMYFNVWTICRNTTLVEGANLCLDLRQFGIVTIGEEKKICTVSENFLRMCESTELNMTFHLFIVALAGAGAAVIAMVHYLMVLSANWAYVKDACRMQKYEDIKSKEEQELHDIHSTRSKERLNAYT is encoded by the exons GGTGTTTCGAGTGCTGCATTAAATGCCTGGGAGGTATCCCCTATGCTTCTCTGATTGCAACCATCCTGCTGTATGCAGGCGTTGCCCTGTTCTGTGGCTGTGGTCATGAAGCCCTTTCTGGAACAGTCAACATTCTGCAGACCTACTTTGAGGTGGCAAGGACTGCTGGAGACACACTGGATGTTTTCACCAT GATTGACATCTTTAAGTATGTGATCTATGGCATTGCGGCTGCTTTCTTTGTCTATGGCATTTTACTGATGGTGGAAGGTTTCTTCACAACTGGGGCTATCAAAGATCTCTATGGGGACTTCAAAATCACCACCTGTGGCAGATGTGTGAGCGCTTGG TTTATCATGCTGACATACCTCTTCATGTTGGCCTGGCTGGGCGTCACAGCTTTCACCTCACTGCCAGTGTACATGTATTTCAACGTGTGGACCATCTGCCGGAATACCACTCTAGTGGAGGGAGCAAATCTCTGCTTGGACCTTCGTCAGTTTG GGATTGTGACAattggagaggaaaagaaaatttgtaCTGTCTCTGAGAATTTCCTGAGGATGTGTGAATCTACTGAG CTGAATATGACCTTCCACTTGTTCATTGTGGCACTTGCTGGAGCTGGAGCAGCGGTTATTGCTATG GTCCACTACCTGATGGTTCTGTCTGCCAACTGGGCCTATGTGAAAGATGCCTGCCGCATGCAGAAGTATGAAGACATCAAGTCAAAGGAGGAGCAAGAGCTTCATGACATTCATTCCACTCGCTCCAAAGAGCGGCtcaatgcatacacataa